AGATTTATGCCGACGCCCGGGTCGAACTTCCTTTTCTGACCCGTGTCCTGATCGGGTTTGCCAATCTGCTCAAAGACCATTTTGTTTTATTGCTGGTCGCTCTGGTCATTGTCGTTTTCGGAGTACGCAAGGCTCTCGGTACACCCAGGGGGCGAGAATGGTTCGACAGGGGAAAACTGGAGATTCCTTTCCTGAAACACCTTTTTCGCGATTATGCCCTGACAGGTTTCTGTCGAACCCTGGCTACAACCCTTTCCAGTGGTATCCCTGTTATTCCGGCCCTGGGCATGGCCGGCGGCGTTATCAACAACCAGATTCTCAGGCGGCGGACTTCCCTTTCCATCAAGCGGGTAGAGGAGGGCATGAGGTTGTCTCAGGCTTTGGACGAAGCCGGTTTTTTCCCGCCGGTCGCTTTACGTATGATCGGCGTAGGGGAAAAATCGGGTGCCCTCAGTGAGATGCTCGAGGATGTGGCCGTCTATTACGAACAGGAGCTTGAAAGACGCCTGGATCGCCTGACCACCCTGGTCGAACCCCTGATGATGGCATTCATCGGGCTGGTCATCGGGGTGCTGGTGGTTGCCATGTATGTCCCCATTTTTCAGCTTGCCGGTACGGTACGTTAAGCAGTTCGGAGATTAAGGAATGGTCAAAAAGTGGAAGAAGATCGGTGAGCTGCTGCTGGAAGAGGGGGCGATCGCTCCCGCTCAAGTCAACTATCTGCTGCAGAGGATGACCCTGACCGGCGAGAGGTTCGGCGAAACCGGAGTCGGCGAGGGGTTGTTCGATGAGGATGTCCTGGCACGCATGCTGGCCCGTCAATTTGATCTCGAATACATGGATATCACCGGCTATTCGCCCGATCCCGAGCTGAAAAGCCTGCTGCCGGCGAACCTGCCCGATCGCTGGGGGGTTGTCCCCCTGATGAGGATCCCGGAGGGCGTCGTGTTCGCCATTGCCGATCCCACCGACGCCGCAACGCTCGACCGACTCGAACTTCTGGTGCAGGAGCCGCTTGTTCTGAGGGTCGCCGCCCGCGGCAAGATCCGTAAACTGGTGGAGGGCAGTGAGGTGA
This portion of the Syntrophotaleaceae bacterium genome encodes:
- a CDS encoding type II secretion system F family protein, yielding MPSFQCKIGLPDGRVVEKEIDAFSRDALRDSLEAQGMHVFSIRKRLSASWLGLGSGGRWSGRQFLAFNQEFLVLLSSGLPILDVLDTVSEQMESRAVRGVLQEIRQEVKGGATLSEAFGKFPRYFPALFVASLRSGERSGDLPVTIGRYIAYQQRTERIKSKVRNASFYPMFLLFAATLVLFFLLLYVIPTFSQIYADARVELPFLTRVLIGFANLLKDHFVLLLVALVIVVFGVRKALGTPRGREWFDRGKLEIPFLKHLFRDYALTGFCRTLATTLSSGIPVIPALGMAGGVINNQILRRRTSLSIKRVEEGMRLSQALDEAGFFPPVALRMIGVGEKSGALSEMLEDVAVYYEQELERRLDRLTTLVEPLMMAFIGLVIGVLVVAMYVPIFQLAGTVR